In Malassezia vespertilionis chromosome 4, complete sequence, the DNA window tttttttcttGTTCCTTTATTCTCTTGTATTGTTGTTTCTCTTGCTTGCTCTAGCTGTTTCTTTTATCCTTCattcctcttcttcctctaCCTCTTCCTCTCCCATTTCTACACTTCCCCGCTCTATTTGTCTGTTGTTTTGTATTTAGTAATCTTTTTTTGTTTTATGTTGCACAATTTGCCTAAATTAAGTTTTCGCCCTTATGCGCTTCAAATACTCTGCTTTCCGGTGTTAACTGCCCCCATCATTCCTAAATATCTTGTATTCCCTCAGTATCGCTGTTACAATGGACATATTAGTATAGTATGTTGCACACTCCTACATTTCTTTTTTTGTTATTCCTTTGTGTATGTTTAGATATTCTCTGTTTTTGCGTCCCTACCTAGCATACTCAATCAGTTCTGACAAGCTGGATCCTtgcagtgcatccagcTCAACAAGGATGCTACATATTTTTCAAAACACAGACTGGGTATCGCATTTAGCACTCTTTCAGTACTAGGCTACAACCGTTGCGGAACACTACAAGCTTTGATTGTTTACATTGTATTACGTCATCACAGTGGCGTAGCTTTGGCGTGGTTTTTTATCACCACTTTCCGGCAAATGGATTAACCCCAAACTTCCAGGAACGGCAGTAGGTGCAATGTTATTGGTCCAATCACATAACACTGTCATTCAACATGTATTACATAAACACATAGTATTTTGTGGGAAGTGGGAAGTGGCAACCTGGCTGTGCGCGTAGGTTGACACTTCCCGACCATGCCGCGCTTAGAAGCTAGGCTACCGAGAGGGAATATCTCCTATGTCGACACGATTTTAACAAAGGAGAAACCACTACCCCGCTTTCAGTGGAAGAATGTGCTGTGGGAAATACAATGGATTTCATTCATGGCCCTAGCGCTCCCACCGCTCATTGCTTTGTACGGCTTTGCGACGTACCCGGTACAGCGCGCCACACTTTTATGGTCTATTACATATTATTTCTTGACTGGATTGGGCATCACTGCTGGATACCACCGACTATGGTCTCATCGTGCGTATAGCGCGTCCGATCCGCTACAAGCCTTTTTGATGTGCATGGGTTCTGGCGCTGTAGAAGGATCCATTCACTGGTGGGCCCGTGGTCACCGTTCTCACCATCGCTACACGGATACGGATCTGGACCCGTATGGTGCACACACAGGTCTTATATGGGCACACCTTGGCTGGATGATTGTCAAGCCACGTCGGAAACCCGGTCGCGTGGATACATCCGATTTAAAGATGAATAAATTCATCAAATTCCAGCACCGTTTCTATGTTCCGATGATTCTATTTTGGGGCCTCGTTTTCCCTACCATTGTTGCTGGCTTTGGCTGGGGCGACTGGAAAGGTGGGTTCTACTTTGCAGGCATTGCGCGCCTAGTTTTTGTACATCATTCCACCTTCTGCATCAACTCGCTGGCGCACTACCTTGGCGAGGCGTCATTTGACAACAAACACAGCCCTCGTGATAACTTTATCACCGCACTGGTCACCATTGGTGAAGGATACCATAACTTTCACCATGAATTCCCGATGGATTTCCGAAATGCAATTTTCTGGTACCAGTACGATCCGACCAAATGGTTTATTTGGTCCATGTTTAAGCTGGGTCTTGCCTCGAATCTCAAAGTGTTCCCTGAGAACGAGGTGAACAAGGGCCGCTTGGCGATGCAGTTGAAGAATGCGCTCGAATTCAAGGAGACGCTGGATTACAGCAAACCGGCATCCGAGCTCCCCATCTTGACATGGGACGAATTCGAAGCAGAAGCAAAGAAGCGTCCTCTTATTGTTGTTCACGGCTTCATCCACGATGTTGCAGACTTTATGGATGAGCACCCGGGAGGCCGTGCCTTGATTAGTTCGCGTCTaggccgcgacgcgaccACCGCATTTGAAGGAGGCATCTATGAGCACTCTAATGCAGCACATAACCTTCTCTCGATGATGCGCATTGGTGTATTATCGGGAGGATACGAGCCTGCAAAGATCAGGCCTTCGCATatccgcacgcgctcgcgcactgATTCCGGCTTTGCTAGCAGGTCCACCTCGCAGGGTTCTGCAAGTGACTCGGACTGCGTCGATGAATCCACACACGACGAGGTGTCGCACAAAGATGGCGAAattgcacgcgcagcgtcacAATACGTCCCGCCGGGCGAAGCATACGATATTCTTCAACACCGAGAACTTGGAGAGAATGTGAAGATGGAAAGCACCTCGTACGGAAAACTATTCTGAATGCCCTTATCAGTGCTACCATTGTCTTACCTTAAACGAATTTTTATTCTTCTAAATGTTGATGAAAACATAGATGTGGCACCGATTAACCTATAGCACCATGTACACAAGAAATTGTACTGTCATACACGGACACCAAAAACTGGCACTTTACTAGTGCGTACAAATGGTCCCCCACAGCTGAGGCAGCCAAGATTTCCGGCAAGGTGTCCGACAGACACGGAAATGACATaagcaaggcgcgccagATTGGAATATAAATCTTGCCACATGGGCCAGGTGGCTAGCATTGGGCGGTGAAATTTATTTGGTCGCACCACTTGGCTTTAGCAAGCATTGTCCACCATGCGCCTTCTGATCCAATCTGTGCTGCGCTCTGCTGCGAACGCGAAAAGGGGAATACACACGACTTCGGCGTACACAAAAGAGGCGTTTTCCCCAAGCACGTACACGCCGGTGGCTGCACTGAGCAGCGACAACATCGGTGCGCGACTGTCGCGCACCATCTTGCACACTGTTCCTGAAGAAGAAGCCAAGCTGCGCATTGAGCTTGCAGCTGCGTATCGCCTATTTGATCATTTCAGCTGGAACGATGATGTTGTGAACCACTTGACAGTTAGTATCACCGAGCCGGATGGCTCGAAATCGTTCCTCATCAACCCGTACGGGCTGCGCTATGACGAAATTACTGCGAGCTCACTGCTCAAAATCGATGCCAAAGGCAATGTACTGAACCCTGGTGTGGTCGGCGATATTTTCACTGCGAACAAGGCCGGTTTTGTTATCCACTCTGCCATCCACGCGACGCCCAACACGAAAGCACACGCAGTGCTGCATTGCCATGAGCCGACAATTACCGGCATTGCAAGCACGAAAGACGGTTTTATCTCGTCGCTTTCGCAAACCTCGTCGATTATCGGGCCCGTTGCGTACCACGATTTTGAAGGCATTGTCGTGGATGAAAAAGAGCAGGCCACGATTGTCAAGAACCTTGGCGACAAGGAAGTgcttcttttgcgcaaCCACGGCGTGATTACGACGGGCCAAACgattggcggcgcgtggtACCGGATGAATTTATTGCTAAAAGCTGCAGAAATCCAAAAGACTACGCAGTCGATTGCCACTGCCGGTGGGGGTATTTACATGCCGAAACAAGAGGCTGCGGACAAGGCACACCAAGTCGCCAAGACATTTAGTGGACACACGCTTGGCGTTATGGAATTCTCTGCATACATGCGCATGCTAGACAAGATGGACCCCTCGTACAGGCTATGATCACACGACTCCACGATGCGTTTGTAAAACCCTCTGTAACATCCCAATTTAGAAAGGCACCGGTCGACTTTGCTCGCTTGTTATTCTGCCATTGATTTGTCATGAATGCCGACCTTGGCTCTGGTTGTTGGGAGTATGACTAAGCAACCCACAATGTGCTCATTCTTCCCAATCAAACGGAGGGGCTTTGGCGGGGTAGATAAACCAAAAAAAGTACGCGGCAACGTTGGCATTCCCATCTGTACAAAAGATGACGAATCCAAGCACATTGCTGCCACCACGCGCAGAAAGAGTATACGGCATGGTACGTTTCCTGTGCCCCACTCACACCACGCAGTCTCCTACGCAGTATCCCGATGCGCAGCCGACGTTGCTGACGCAGGCACGCTTGGAAGAAAAAGAGCCATCTACGCTGCCCATCCATATCAGCATGACCGACCGTGTGTTACAGGACCGGCGAGATGCACAGATGCACACCAACAGGCGGCAACGACGCTCCGAAACCGGCAAGTTCTCGCAGCAGTCGttctcgccgccgccgcccggcCTTGCAATGTCTCAATCGAGCGAGTCGACGATGGACACACTGAGTAAATCGTCGGGATCTCCTTTTCAGGAAGCGACGGTTCCCAAAGAAGAAGTGCCTGTTTTGGAGCCCGCTGCACGCtccacacgcagcgcggaaCGCCTAGCTGCTGGGTCGGGCGTTGCCGCGGTgcctctgcgcgcgcgaagcaaCTCGATTGCGCAGAAGCACGACTCCAAGGTTTTGTTTGACGACACCAAAGGCCGCTCTGAGCGCATGT includes these proteins:
- the OLE1 gene encoding stearoyl-CoA 9-desaturase (COG:C; COG:I; EggNog:ENOG503NU4E; TransMembrane:5 (o38-60i67-88o100-120i179-201o207-232i)), with amino-acid sequence MPRLEARLPRGNISYVDTILTKEKPLPRFQWKNVLWEIQWISFMALALPPLIALYGFATYPVQRATLLWSITYYFLTGLGITAGYHRLWSHRAYSASDPLQAFLMCMGSGAVEGSIHWWARGHRSHHRYTDTDLDPYGAHTGLIWAHLGWMIVKPRRKPGRVDTSDLKMNKFIKFQHRFYVPMILFWGLVFPTIVAGFGWGDWKGGFYFAGIARLVFVHHSTFCINSLAHYLGEASFDNKHSPRDNFITALVTIGEGYHNFHHEFPMDFRNAIFWYQYDPTKWFIWSMFKLGLASNLKVFPENEVNKGRLAMQLKNALEFKETLDYSKPASELPILTWDEFEAEAKKRPLIVVHGFIHDVADFMDEHPGGRALISSRLGRDATTAFEGGIYEHSNAAHNLLSMMRIGVLSGGYEPAKIRPSHIRTRSRTDSGFASRSTSQGSASDSDCVDESTHDEVSHKDGEIARAASQYVPPGEAYDILQHRELGENVKMESTSYGKLF